A window from Aliamphritea hakodatensis encodes these proteins:
- a CDS encoding extracellular solute-binding protein yields MKYLSVLAVAALFTAVPLSAAELLIYSSRHSNYLQPLLNEYSRETGLSVQLVNAPASALLSRLAVEGENSRAALLIMTGAENFIRAANRQLLAPVDSTTLQSNVPAYLRAPDNSWFALSKRIRTIVYNSATVNPENLGTLAGLATEQWRGKLCLLTSQADYSRMLIAALIEQYGEAASQTILNGWVANMAIPPLPDDNAILQAIGTGECDIGIINSYYFARETREHPDTKLRIFWSDQAEKGGYANITGAAVLAHAPDKEQATDLLEWLTTRRSQARYSRFSMEFPVNPEVYPPKEIARWGPFRTNKTPLYKSGLRLTQAARLAQITGYE; encoded by the coding sequence ATGAAATATTTATCTGTGCTGGCAGTCGCTGCGCTCTTCACTGCCGTGCCACTGAGCGCTGCTGAGCTGCTCATTTATTCATCACGCCACAGCAACTATTTACAACCGTTGCTGAATGAATACAGCCGTGAAACAGGCCTCAGTGTGCAACTGGTTAACGCTCCGGCCAGCGCCCTTTTATCCCGTCTGGCCGTCGAGGGTGAAAACAGCAGGGCGGCTCTGCTGATCATGACAGGGGCAGAAAACTTTATCCGGGCGGCTAACCGGCAACTGCTTGCGCCGGTGGATTCCACCACCCTGCAAAGCAATGTTCCGGCCTACCTCCGGGCACCGGATAACAGCTGGTTTGCTTTATCAAAACGGATTCGCACCATTGTCTATAACAGCGCAACTGTGAACCCGGAAAACCTCGGTACGCTGGCCGGGCTGGCGACTGAGCAATGGCGGGGAAAGCTATGCCTGCTAACTTCACAGGCGGATTACAGCCGGATGCTGATCGCTGCCCTCATCGAGCAGTACGGTGAAGCAGCCAGCCAGACGATTCTGAATGGCTGGGTTGCTAATATGGCGATCCCGCCACTGCCTGACGACAACGCCATTCTTCAGGCTATCGGCACCGGAGAGTGTGATATTGGCATCATTAATTCTTATTATTTCGCCCGGGAAACAAGGGAGCATCCCGACACAAAGCTGCGAATATTCTGGTCAGATCAGGCTGAAAAAGGTGGGTATGCGAATATTACCGGAGCAGCTGTTCTCGCCCATGCCCCCGATAAAGAACAGGCAACAGATCTGCTGGAATGGTTAACAACCCGCCGGTCCCAGGCCCGTTATAGCCGGTTCAGCATGGAGTTTCCGGTGAATCCTGAGGTCTATCCCCCCAAAGAAATCGCCCGCTGGGGTCCATTCCGGACGAACAAAACGCCGCTGTATAAGTCAGGGCTGCGCTTAACTCAGGCAGCCAGACTGGCACAGATAACAGGCTATGAATGA
- a CDS encoding replication protein P encodes MKTPGQILSTRQGELPPQRVDPYHDRRPVKEDAQSRPETATITTETKTMVNMIFARFMAIYGHKFKSCFETQDEIRIAKREWALSLQYYSEAELVRAIDRCKETLAWMPTVSEFLAILHDMGGDYGLPASRQAYYEACRFADRPSQRQWSHPAVYHAGKATEWFRLRSEEEARVFPEFDYNYQIICRRVRAGEQLDEAVPVALENKSDNTLAAFIQSWGEAQGITPEQATTLLFYMTKPAGTAIRQRFKKVSEDRARQWGLTLQLPDDYQ; translated from the coding sequence TTGAAAACGCCCGGACAGATTCTTTCCACCCGACAGGGTGAGTTACCGCCACAGCGGGTTGATCCTTACCATGACCGGCGTCCGGTTAAGGAGGATGCTCAGTCACGTCCGGAAACCGCGACCATCACCACCGAAACCAAAACCATGGTGAATATGATATTCGCCCGGTTTATGGCGATTTACGGGCACAAGTTTAAAAGCTGTTTTGAAACCCAGGATGAAATCCGCATTGCCAAACGGGAATGGGCCCTCAGCCTGCAGTACTACTCTGAAGCGGAACTGGTGCGGGCGATAGACCGTTGTAAAGAAACTCTGGCCTGGATGCCCACGGTATCCGAGTTCTTGGCCATTCTGCATGACATGGGCGGTGACTATGGCCTGCCTGCTTCGCGCCAGGCGTATTATGAAGCCTGCCGTTTTGCGGATCGCCCCAGCCAGCGGCAGTGGAGTCATCCGGCGGTGTATCATGCGGGTAAAGCCACCGAGTGGTTCCGTTTGCGCAGCGAAGAAGAAGCCCGGGTCTTTCCTGAGTTTGATTACAATTACCAGATTATCTGCCGCCGGGTCCGTGCCGGTGAACAGCTGGATGAAGCGGTCCCTGTGGCACTGGAAAACAAGTCAGATAATACCCTTGCAGCGTTTATCCAGAGCTGGGGAGAGGCGCAGGGTATTACCCCGGAACAGGCAACAACACTGCTGTTCTATATGACCAAGCCTGCAGGCACCGCTATCCGCCAGCGGTTCAAGAAGGTCAGCGAAGACCGTGCCCGGCAGTGGGGCCTGACCCTGCAACTGCCAGACGACTATCAGTAA
- a CDS encoding DnaT-like ssDNA-binding domain-containing protein produces the protein MGFRLPEKPVLFYPSLARQIGTDEALLYAIYADRLEARGEQDSHGNLSLCLDRNDWLRLADFWNETRLANVTRSLVSHGFIQATSGDARITLTLLPQLPDSVCEELPIVEPLADACEEPAVPVLDEREPVSEPFVVPVAEEEPPVLYQQADAEYVPPVADDPYYASPSAPPVTVQKLPVMEQPPSRDDLRQLRQHQEVQPQNRGPAPTFGGSIGWSKSRPQPGAGNLFATQLDELEQKNKKLHSIFLGWRPSQILFDTLPRHSIPADFAEQLIDEFVLYWLDKDRKETNWDQKFLAWVKREWVQKQTREAREQRYKQDDNSGGVQQGRPDARQKRQRVTAAIMDIKDTDW, from the coding sequence ATGGGCTTCCGCTTACCGGAAAAACCAGTTCTGTTTTATCCCTCACTGGCACGTCAGATCGGTACTGACGAAGCGTTACTGTACGCTATTTACGCAGACCGGCTTGAAGCTCGCGGAGAGCAGGATAGCCATGGCAATCTGAGTTTATGTCTCGACAGGAATGACTGGCTGCGGCTGGCCGACTTCTGGAATGAAACCCGGCTGGCGAACGTGACCCGCAGCCTTGTCAGCCACGGATTTATTCAGGCAACCTCCGGAGACGCGCGAATTACACTGACGCTGTTACCTCAGTTACCGGATTCTGTCTGTGAGGAACTGCCCATTGTTGAGCCTCTGGCTGATGCCTGTGAAGAACCGGCCGTGCCGGTGCTTGATGAGCGTGAGCCGGTCTCGGAACCCTTTGTTGTACCGGTCGCTGAAGAAGAACCGCCGGTGCTCTACCAGCAGGCTGATGCTGAATATGTACCTCCGGTGGCCGATGATCCGTATTACGCGTCGCCGTCAGCGCCACCGGTCACGGTGCAAAAGTTGCCTGTGATGGAGCAGCCTCCCAGCCGGGATGACCTGCGCCAGTTACGTCAGCATCAGGAAGTTCAGCCTCAGAACCGCGGGCCCGCGCCAACCTTTGGCGGCAGCATTGGCTGGTCAAAAAGCCGTCCACAACCTGGAGCCGGCAATCTGTTCGCCACTCAGCTGGATGAGCTGGAACAGAAGAACAAAAAACTGCATTCTATTTTTCTGGGCTGGCGGCCGTCGCAAATTTTATTTGATACCTTACCCCGGCACAGCATTCCGGCGGATTTTGCCGAACAGCTGATTGACGAGTTCGTGCTTTACTGGCTTGATAAAGACCGGAAAGAAACCAACTGGGATCAGAAGTTTCTGGCCTGGGTAAAACGTGAATGGGTACAGAAGCAAACCCGTGAAGCCCGTGAACAGCGCTATAAACAGGATGATAATTCCGGCGGCGTACAGCAGGGCCGGCCGGATGCCCGTCAGAAACGTCAGCGGGTGACGGCAGCTATAATGGATATTAAGGATACTGACTGGTAA
- a CDS encoding CBS domain-containing protein — MMLRSVQASDYMATKLVTFRLTDDLFYAIGMLLEHKISGAPVVDDTGQLVGMLSEQDCLKAILTLTYHEEEMGGKVAECMTTEVHTIGYDADIVHVAEKIINLHCRRLPVVKDGKLIGQISRRDVLKAVERFARDG; from the coding sequence ATGATGCTGAGATCCGTACAGGCCAGTGACTATATGGCAACAAAGCTGGTTACCTTTCGCCTCACCGATGATCTTTTCTATGCGATCGGTATGCTGCTGGAGCACAAAATAAGTGGTGCGCCGGTGGTGGATGATACCGGTCAGCTGGTGGGGATGTTGTCTGAACAGGATTGCCTGAAAGCCATTTTAACGCTCACCTACCATGAAGAGGAAATGGGCGGAAAGGTCGCTGAATGCATGACGACAGAAGTCCATACCATCGGTTATGATGCCGACATTGTGCATGTCGCAGAAAAGATTATAAATCTTCACTGCAGGCGGCTTCCGGTGGTGAAAGATGGTAAACTGATCGGCCAGATCAGTCGCAGAGATGTACTGAAAGCCGTCGAGCGCTTTGCCCGCGACGGCTGA
- a CDS encoding alpha-ketoglutarate-dependent dioxygenase AlkB family protein has translation MEDFIQPAEQQALFSLLEQQLSWQQDQLKLFGRMVSIPRLQSFLGDAGIEYTYSNLLMKARPWLPELLSLKEQTEAASQCRFNTVLANLYRDGQDSMGWHSDDEPELRRNPTIASVSLGQERRFLLRPKGSKKASIEIPLTAGSLLIMSGQLQHYWQHSVPKTARKIGPRINLTFRHTYSHGNG, from the coding sequence ATTGAAGACTTCATTCAGCCAGCTGAGCAGCAGGCCCTGTTCAGCCTTCTGGAACAACAGCTCAGCTGGCAACAGGATCAGCTGAAACTGTTTGGCCGGATGGTGTCGATACCACGTCTGCAAAGTTTTCTGGGGGATGCAGGTATTGAATACACCTATTCAAACCTGCTGATGAAAGCCCGGCCCTGGCTGCCGGAACTGCTTAGCCTTAAAGAACAAACTGAAGCGGCCAGCCAGTGCCGCTTTAATACCGTGCTGGCCAACCTTTACCGGGACGGACAGGACAGTATGGGCTGGCACAGTGACGATGAGCCTGAGTTGCGGCGCAATCCGACCATTGCGTCCGTCAGCCTGGGCCAGGAAAGACGTTTTTTACTGCGCCCCAAAGGCAGTAAGAAAGCCAGTATCGAGATCCCGCTGACCGCTGGCAGCCTGCTGATTATGTCCGGCCAGTTACAACATTACTGGCAGCACAGCGTGCCCAAAACCGCCCGTAAAATCGGCCCCCGTATTAACCTAACGTTCCGCCATACCTATTCACACGGAAATGGATAA
- the nfsA gene encoding oxygen-insensitive NADPH nitroreductase — MNSTIELLKSHRSIRKFTAEPVPQATLETLVEAGQAAATSSFIQACTLIQVNDRDNRRQLAAFAGNQAYVAEAPVFLVCCADMRRLQLACDLNDAPMQSGFTEQFITATADVALFSQNLTVAAESLGLGCVYIGGIRNNIAAVSELLNLPELVYPVFGLCIGYPDQNPEVKPRLPVSVVLKQDSYQDQDDAGIISEYDQAVRAYYQTRTGGTKDMTWSGQMSGMLGKEARPHMLDFLQKKGFLLK, encoded by the coding sequence ATGAACAGCACAATCGAGTTACTGAAAAGCCACCGTTCTATCCGTAAATTCACCGCTGAGCCCGTTCCGCAGGCCACTCTGGAAACACTGGTTGAAGCCGGTCAGGCAGCCGCCACATCGAGCTTTATTCAGGCCTGCACCCTGATTCAGGTGAATGATAGGGATAACCGCCGGCAGCTTGCCGCATTTGCCGGGAATCAGGCCTATGTGGCAGAGGCACCGGTATTTCTGGTGTGCTGCGCCGATATGCGCCGTTTACAGCTGGCCTGCGATCTCAACGATGCACCGATGCAGTCAGGCTTTACTGAGCAGTTTATTACCGCAACCGCTGATGTTGCCCTGTTCAGTCAGAATCTGACCGTAGCCGCTGAGTCTCTGGGGCTGGGCTGTGTGTATATTGGCGGTATCCGTAATAACATTGCCGCCGTCAGTGAGCTGCTGAACCTGCCGGAACTGGTCTACCCGGTATTCGGGCTGTGTATCGGCTACCCGGATCAGAACCCGGAAGTAAAACCCCGCCTGCCGGTGTCCGTTGTTCTTAAACAGGACAGCTATCAGGATCAGGACGATGCCGGCATCATCAGCGAATACGATCAGGCGGTACGGGCCTATTATCAGACCCGCACCGGCGGCACCAAAGACATGACCTGGAGCGGCCAGATGTCAGGTATGCTGGGTAAAGAAGCCCGCCCACACATGCTGGATTTTCTGCAGAAAAAAGGTTTTTTGCTGAAGTAA
- a CDS encoding helix-turn-helix domain-containing protein, which yields MMSKLLKSLRNDLIALSDAGLVSETTMREFNEACLTEVTPLSAAEIKQIRAKNNVSQQVFAKYLNMSKESVQKWERGEKHPSGAALKLLVLVRDKGLEAIA from the coding sequence ATGATGAGTAAGTTACTCAAATCTCTGCGGAATGACCTGATTGCCCTAAGTGATGCGGGCCTCGTAAGTGAGACAACTATGCGCGAGTTTAATGAAGCTTGTTTAACGGAAGTAACCCCTTTGTCTGCTGCTGAAATTAAGCAGATTCGTGCTAAAAATAATGTCAGTCAGCAAGTTTTCGCAAAGTATCTGAATATGTCTAAAGAAAGCGTCCAAAAGTGGGAGCGTGGTGAAAAGCATCCCTCCGGTGCTGCTCTGAAACTGCTGGTATTGGTGCGCGATAAAGGCTTAGAGGCGATAGCCTGA
- a CDS encoding type II toxin-antitoxin system RelE/ParE family toxin, with protein MRIFKTKEFNRLARKERLSDDQLCLAVREMEAGLIDADLGSNLYKKRIAQGHRGKRGSFRTLLAYKEGNKIFFLYCFTKSERENITPGEKLGLKLMSKVLLNYSDTQLEEAKSVGVLVEISEGYNDE; from the coding sequence ATGAGAATCTTTAAAACGAAAGAGTTTAACAGGCTCGCCAGAAAAGAACGTCTCAGTGATGATCAGCTGTGTTTGGCTGTCAGGGAAATGGAAGCTGGTCTGATTGATGCGGACCTTGGCAGTAATCTTTATAAGAAGCGTATAGCGCAGGGCCACAGAGGGAAGCGCGGATCATTCAGAACCTTGCTTGCTTATAAGGAAGGTAACAAAATATTTTTCCTGTACTGTTTTACAAAAAGTGAGCGGGAAAATATAACCCCGGGAGAAAAGCTGGGGTTAAAGCTGATGTCTAAAGTGCTGCTTAACTACTCTGATACTCAGTTGGAAGAAGCGAAATCTGTCGGAGTTTTAGTCGAAATATCAGAAGGTTATAATGATGAGTAA
- a CDS encoding fumarate hydratase, translating into MSVIRQDDFISSIADALQFISYYHPIDFVQGVHGAYQKEQNPAAKDAMAQILINSRMCAEGRRPICQDTGIVTVFLKVGMNVRWDATMNVTDMVNEGVRRAYMHPDNVLRASILADPAGARKNTKDNTPAVIHYEIVEGDEVDVQVAAKGGGSENKSKMVMLNPSDSIVDWVVKTVPTMGAGWCPPGMLGLGIGGTAEKAAVLAKESLMDPIDIHEIRERGPQNRVEELRLEIMDAVNALGIGAQGLGGLTTVLDVKIKDYPTHAASLPVCMIPNCAATRHAHFTLNGEGPAILTPPSLDEWPEITFEVGESTRRVNLDTVTPEEVQSWQPGETVLLNGKMLTGRDAAHKRMVEMLNNGEELPVDLKGRFIYYVGPVDPVRDEVVGPAGPTTATRMDKFTRQVIESTGLLGMIGKSERGPVAIEAIRDNKAVYLMAVGGAAYLVSKAITNAEVLAFPEMGMEAIYEFEVKDMPVTVAVDSSGESVHTTGPAKWKQIIAEQV; encoded by the coding sequence ATGAGCGTTATTCGCCAAGACGACTTTATCAGCAGCATTGCTGATGCCCTGCAGTTTATCTCTTATTACCATCCGATTGATTTTGTTCAGGGCGTTCACGGCGCTTACCAGAAAGAACAGAATCCGGCGGCCAAAGACGCCATGGCTCAGATTCTGATTAACTCACGTATGTGTGCTGAAGGTCGCCGGCCGATCTGCCAGGACACCGGTATCGTGACCGTATTCCTGAAAGTGGGTATGAACGTCCGCTGGGATGCCACCATGAATGTGACAGATATGGTAAATGAAGGTGTTCGCCGTGCCTATATGCACCCGGATAACGTCCTGCGTGCATCTATTCTGGCTGATCCGGCCGGCGCCCGTAAAAATACCAAAGACAATACTCCGGCGGTGATTCACTATGAAATCGTCGAAGGGGATGAAGTGGATGTGCAGGTTGCAGCGAAAGGCGGCGGCTCTGAAAACAAATCCAAGATGGTGATGCTGAACCCGTCTGACAGCATAGTCGACTGGGTTGTTAAAACTGTACCGACCATGGGTGCAGGCTGGTGTCCGCCGGGCATGCTGGGTCTGGGCATTGGCGGTACTGCTGAGAAAGCAGCGGTACTGGCGAAAGAATCCCTGATGGACCCGATTGATATTCATGAAATCCGTGAGCGGGGTCCGCAAAACCGGGTTGAAGAACTGCGTCTGGAAATCATGGATGCGGTAAACGCGCTGGGCATCGGTGCACAGGGTCTGGGCGGTCTGACCACTGTACTGGATGTGAAGATTAAGGATTATCCGACCCACGCGGCTTCACTGCCGGTGTGTATGATCCCTAACTGTGCCGCAACCCGTCACGCACACTTCACCCTGAACGGTGAAGGCCCTGCAATTCTGACACCGCCGAGTCTGGATGAGTGGCCGGAAATCACTTTTGAAGTGGGTGAGTCTACCCGCCGGGTAAATCTGGATACTGTTACCCCGGAAGAAGTACAGAGCTGGCAGCCGGGTGAAACTGTCCTGCTGAACGGCAAGATGCTGACCGGCCGTGATGCGGCTCACAAGCGTATGGTTGAAATGCTCAACAACGGCGAAGAGCTGCCGGTTGATCTTAAAGGCCGCTTTATTTACTACGTGGGCCCGGTTGATCCGGTCCGTGACGAAGTGGTGGGGCCAGCCGGTCCGACAACGGCGACCCGGATGGATAAATTCACCCGTCAGGTGATTGAAAGCACCGGTCTGTTAGGCATGATAGGTAAGTCTGAACGTGGCCCGGTTGCCATTGAGGCCATCCGTGATAACAAAGCCGTTTATCTGATGGCTGTGGGCGGTGCGGCGTATCTGGTCTCCAAGGCAATTACCAATGCTGAAGTCCTGGCCTTCCCGGAAATGGGCATGGAAGCTATTTACGAGTTTGAAGTGAAAGATATGCCGGTAACCGTTGCGGTCGACAGCAGCGGTGAGTCTGTGCACACCACCGGCCCTGCCAAGTGGAAGCAGATCATCGCAGAACAGGTGTAA
- a CDS encoding transporter substrate-binding domain-containing diguanylate cyclase, with amino-acid sequence MIGLLLKKWMLIVLGVALSGTLLAEDTFMLSREEERWLEQHPDIRFAPAPYYPPVEFFDENDIYRGITADFLKIMSERQGLDMNVIQYTNWDKVVEAARNRDVDVWGAAAITPERQEYMSFTRPYIRLPAVIVVRKDLDGPLNMRDLDGHKVVLIKGYASSEYVKENYPNLDVLEVPDLETGLRMVSYGLSDAIIATNAAALFYIERDGLTNLRVAGESGFAWQLRFAVRNDWPELVTIIQKGLDSISDDELRTIFRRWINLGYEGQILTPQLLLQIAGGIFVLLAIMVFVWNRMLRHQVRERTQALKKELEERKALESKLRRLATTDELTGIMNRRHLFDCLRQELRRAERYDTSLALLMFDVDHFKQINDTYGHAAGDQVLKAVVGICQQVLRENDLFGRIGGEEFVVALLESDPATTMKVANRICQSIANTPIALSNGEYLTSTISIGVVHSSQDKNLEVLLSYSDRAMYSAKQKGRNRVEAFDSLESPPIVL; translated from the coding sequence TTGATTGGTTTGCTACTGAAAAAATGGATGTTGATTGTGTTGGGAGTCGCACTCTCCGGCACGCTGCTGGCCGAAGATACGTTTATGCTCTCCCGGGAAGAGGAGCGCTGGCTGGAACAGCATCCTGACATCCGTTTTGCCCCGGCCCCCTATTATCCGCCGGTTGAATTCTTTGATGAAAATGATATTTACCGGGGGATCACCGCGGACTTTCTGAAAATTATGTCAGAACGTCAGGGGCTGGATATGAACGTTATTCAGTATACCAACTGGGATAAAGTGGTTGAGGCTGCCAGAAACCGCGATGTGGATGTCTGGGGCGCGGCGGCAATCACGCCTGAACGTCAGGAATACATGAGCTTTACCCGGCCATATATCCGCCTGCCGGCGGTGATTGTGGTCCGTAAGGATCTCGACGGGCCGCTCAATATGCGGGACCTTGATGGCCATAAGGTTGTGCTGATTAAGGGCTATGCATCCAGTGAATATGTGAAAGAGAATTATCCAAACCTCGACGTACTGGAAGTCCCGGATCTGGAAACCGGTCTGCGTATGGTGTCTTACGGCCTTTCGGATGCCATCATTGCCACCAATGCGGCGGCACTTTTTTATATTGAGCGTGACGGCCTGACGAATCTGCGGGTGGCCGGTGAGTCCGGCTTTGCCTGGCAGCTGCGCTTCGCGGTGCGAAATGACTGGCCGGAGCTGGTGACAATTATCCAGAAAGGGCTGGACAGTATCAGCGATGATGAGCTGCGGACGATTTTCCGTCGCTGGATTAATCTGGGATATGAAGGGCAGATACTGACCCCACAGTTGCTGCTGCAAATCGCGGGCGGTATTTTTGTGTTGCTGGCGATTATGGTGTTTGTCTGGAACCGCATGTTGCGGCATCAGGTCCGCGAACGTACTCAGGCGCTGAAGAAAGAACTGGAAGAACGTAAGGCGCTGGAAAGCAAGTTGCGGCGTCTGGCGACCACCGATGAGCTGACCGGTATTATGAACCGCCGCCATCTGTTTGATTGTCTGCGCCAGGAATTACGGCGTGCTGAACGCTATGACACATCGCTGGCACTGCTGATGTTTGATGTTGACCACTTTAAGCAGATCAATGATACCTATGGCCACGCCGCCGGTGATCAGGTGCTGAAAGCCGTGGTGGGAATCTGTCAGCAGGTATTACGGGAAAATGATCTGTTCGGCCGGATTGGCGGGGAAGAGTTTGTGGTTGCCTTGCTGGAAAGCGACCCTGCAACCACCATGAAGGTGGCGAACCGGATTTGCCAGTCCATTGCCAATACGCCCATAGCGCTGAGCAACGGTGAGTATTTAACCTCGACGATCAGTATCGGGGTGGTGCATTCCAGCCAGGACAAAAACCTGGAAGTATTGCTCAGTTACAGCGACCGGGCCATGTACAGCGCCAAGCAGAAAGGCCGTAACCGGGTTGAAGCCTTTGACTCACTGGAGTCGCCGCCGATTGTATTGTGA
- a CDS encoding prenyltransferase: MIAMAEKYRTGRALRPFSFAVAMVTCLTGTVAAAGVTDIHWLQALSLLSAAVLLQAGVNLINDYSDLPLLAGDALSRRLIRNNVRIAVVCFAAASAVALYFILLRGWPALLLVFIGMLGALGYTLEPLNLKRRGYAVASVFWLMGVLMVCGSFYFLTGRLDGSIIRLSIPVSLLTSLLLLANEIRDFETDRAQGCRTLTVREGLVAAVRLYRQGLALVVISCTALYLVGDLQIIWPLIVSAPLGIPLFLMAGLGQHARKQLPPATGRFFLLFGLLYLTTL, encoded by the coding sequence ATGATTGCCATGGCAGAAAAGTATCGGACTGGCCGCGCACTGCGGCCATTTTCATTTGCGGTCGCCATGGTCACCTGCCTCACAGGCACCGTGGCAGCGGCCGGCGTTACCGATATCCACTGGTTACAGGCGCTTAGCCTGCTGAGTGCCGCGGTGCTGTTACAGGCCGGGGTGAACCTGATCAATGACTACAGTGACTTACCTCTGCTAGCCGGGGATGCACTCAGCCGCCGGCTGATCCGTAACAATGTCCGCATTGCTGTTGTGTGTTTTGCTGCAGCCTCAGCCGTTGCTCTGTATTTTATCCTGCTCAGGGGGTGGCCCGCGCTGTTGCTGGTGTTCATCGGCATGCTGGGTGCGCTGGGTTACACACTGGAGCCGCTTAACCTGAAACGCCGTGGCTATGCGGTAGCATCCGTGTTCTGGCTGATGGGTGTGCTGATGGTATGCGGCAGCTTTTATTTTCTCACCGGCCGGTTGGATGGCAGCATAATCCGGTTGTCGATACCGGTCAGCTTGCTGACCAGCCTGTTGCTGCTGGCCAATGAAATCCGGGATTTTGAAACCGACAGGGCGCAGGGCTGCCGAACCCTTACCGTACGGGAGGGGCTGGTGGCGGCTGTCAGGTTATACCGTCAGGGGTTGGCGCTGGTTGTGATCAGCTGTACGGCGCTGTATCTGGTGGGTGATTTGCAGATCATCTGGCCGCTGATAGTGTCTGCCCCTCTGGGCATTCCCTTATTCTTAATGGCCGGTTTGGGGCAGCACGCCCGGAAACAGCTGCCACCGGCCACCGGACGTTTTTTTCTGTTGTTCGGATTGCTTTACCTTACCACTTTGTGA
- the trhP gene encoding prephenate-dependent tRNA uridine(34) hydroxylase TrhP codes for MFKPELLSPAGTLKNMQYAFAYGADAVYAGQPRYSLRVRNNDFNLEKLEQGINIAHQQGKKLYLASNIMPHNSKLKTYINDLRPVIEMGPDALIMSDPGLIMMVREEWPDVPIHLSVQSNTMNWASVKFWHQAGVERIILSRELSLDEIEEIREKCPEMELEVFVHGSLCIAYSGRCLLSGYINHRDPNQGTCTNTCRWKYDAHEAEQDASGDLIPVQNFDPAGSAQPQPDLGMGKPTDKMYLLQEETRPGEFMPAYEDEHGTYIMNSKDLRAIQHVPRLAKMGVHSLKIEGRTKSHYYVARTAQAYRKAIDDIAAGRPFDMGLMDTLENLANRGYTEGFYRRHVHDEYQNYENGSSVGVHQQFVGEIIGRDEQQGTIDVEVKNRFAVGDQLELMTPSGNHTFTLSQMENLKGEAKDTAPGSGHFMRIPVHFAADMEYALLMRNLPNAPAYSSAEAS; via the coding sequence ATGTTTAAGCCTGAATTACTTTCTCCGGCGGGTACGCTGAAGAATATGCAGTACGCTTTTGCCTACGGCGCCGATGCCGTGTATGCCGGCCAGCCCCGTTACAGCCTGCGGGTGCGTAACAACGACTTCAATCTTGAAAAGCTCGAGCAGGGCATCAACATTGCGCATCAGCAGGGCAAGAAGCTCTATCTGGCGAGCAATATCATGCCGCACAACAGCAAGCTGAAAACCTACATCAATGACTTGCGTCCGGTAATCGAAATGGGGCCGGATGCGCTGATCATGTCCGATCCCGGGCTGATAATGATGGTCCGTGAAGAATGGCCGGATGTGCCGATTCACCTGTCGGTGCAGAGCAATACCATGAACTGGGCCAGCGTGAAATTCTGGCATCAGGCCGGTGTTGAGCGGATCATTCTTTCCCGTGAGCTGTCGCTGGATGAAATCGAAGAAATCCGTGAGAAGTGTCCGGAAATGGAGCTGGAAGTGTTTGTGCATGGATCTTTGTGCATTGCCTATTCCGGCCGTTGTCTGCTGTCCGGTTATATCAATCACCGGGACCCGAATCAGGGAACCTGCACCAATACCTGTCGCTGGAAATATGATGCCCACGAAGCGGAGCAGGACGCCAGCGGTGATCTGATTCCGGTACAGAACTTCGATCCGGCTGGATCTGCTCAGCCTCAGCCTGATCTGGGCATGGGTAAGCCAACCGATAAAATGTACCTGCTGCAGGAAGAAACCCGTCCCGGTGAATTTATGCCTGCCTATGAAGACGAGCATGGTACCTATATCATGAACTCCAAGGATCTGCGGGCCATTCAGCACGTGCCCCGTCTGGCTAAAATGGGTGTTCACTCACTGAAAATTGAAGGCCGTACCAAGTCACATTATTACGTTGCCCGTACGGCTCAGGCGTACCGCAAAGCGATTGACGACATCGCTGCCGGCCGGCCGTTTGATATGGGGCTGATGGACACGCTGGAGAATCTGGCAAACCGCGGCTACACCGAAGGGTTTTACCGCCGCCATGTGCATGATGAATATCAGAACTATGAGAATGGCAGCTCTGTTGGGGTACACCAGCAGTTTGTCGGCGAGATTATCGGCCGTGATGAACAGCAGGGAACCATTGATGTTGAAGTGAAAAACCGCTTTGCCGTCGGTGACCAGCTGGAGCTGATGACGCCGTCCGGTAACCACACCTTTACGCTTTCACAGATGGAAAACCTTAAGGGCGAAGCGAAGGATACCGCGCCGGGCTCCGGTCACTTCATGCGGATTCCGGTGCATTTTGCTGCTGATATGGAATACGCACTGCTGATGCGCAACCTGCCGAATGCACCTGCATATAGCAGCGCTGAAGCATCCTGA